In Chaetodon trifascialis isolate fChaTrf1 chromosome 8, fChaTrf1.hap1, whole genome shotgun sequence, the DNA window CACTGGCATCTTCATCTCTCCCTGGGGTGCACAGTGGGAAGATGACAGTAAGGACAAATGTGATAGGAAGAGCGAATGAAGGCAGGACTGAAAGCTCTGACATGGTTGGTGCAGTATATTACCTACATCGCCATTTTTATAAGCCTTGTTCACCTGAATAAGACGATTTAAGGGCCGtgcaaagacaaatgaaagaataaataaaacacgGACGTCATCTGAGAAAAAGTTTACCTTGGTCAATATGTGGAAAATCTGGGGGTACATCAgtcctctcctgtgtctgtgcTCAGCCACACGAAGAACCTCAGCACTGACCTGAATGAACCAACAGGAAACATGGTGACAAAAGGCTTTTACACGCGGCCTCTGACTGGGGCGTGCCATTCGGTTTgaagtttctgttttttaaatgtctcaCGGACACACACCTGAGGCAGAGGGGGTGTGGTTATGTCCATGTGACTCCGCGTCGCCATAGACAACAGTGACGGAATGTTTGACCCACTCCCGTTGCCTTGGGAACCGTCTCCAGAGGCCGAGCCCCCCCTTCCAGCAGGGTCCTCCCACCGAGAGGGCTTGTCCGTCAAATGGCTGAGAGAGAGGGTTGAGGGGAAGGTTCagttcatgtgtgcatgtgtacaatgttaaaatgtctgcagagaaaacatttcCTTTAGCACAGCGCACATTATTTCAATGGCTGGAAATTAGCGGTAGCACAAGCCTCTCAGGGACTGAACACACCCACAACAAGTCCAAAGTGTCCCTATCTTAAACCTTAGATCTGGAAGACCGATGGTCAAGAAAACATGAGGAGACAAAAATTCCAAAATCACGTGTATCCTCCTTAGTAGATGGTTTTCCCTGCTgcaccatcctcctcctcagcggTAATCCCTGAATCTCTAAGCTGTAGCTGGGCTACTTTACACCCTAAGCTTGTTGACAAAAAAATCACTCAGTCAACAAGTGCACGTGATACAGAGATGCTACGGATGCACTGCATTTTGCAAAGGGCTCATCCGATGTTCCACTGGCTTTAGGGAGTCCAATCTGATCCTTATATTTATCTAAATGCTGATTAAATATACCCGACACATTAAAGTAACTGGTGCAGCCTTTTAAATTTGGCACCCAATTTTTACAAGCTACATGATCCTTGTTAAAAAATACTACATTTACAAGCTGAAGTAACTAGTGTGATATGAATGAAAGCTTCACTGGGAGAATGTGACTCCTGAGACCTGACTGAGAGGAGTGATCACTCTGCTGGAGAAACTACAGAGTTACAGAGGGGAGGTCTTCCCTCACCCTCCCCCCCTTAGTACCAACCGATATGACCTGCTGCTGCCGGCGTTTGACGTTGTGAAACGTCAGGTGAAAGTGACGGTCAGCGTCTAATatataaacagatatctgcaaaTGCAAGAGTTTGGTATCTGAAGCATTCTGgtttctgcttttcattcaaaTAGTATCAACCAATCACGTTTGAGTCCGTGAGGAGAGCAAAGGAGGCGAACACATTGGCCAAAATTCAATCTCATAACTCATCTCttatatgcagatatctgtttgtAGAGATCAGTCAGAATGTCGACGGGACGGGAAAATAAGTTGCTGATcggactgtaaacaatgaccaATGCACTTAAGAGGAAGTCTTGGCATGAATGTCCCTTATACCTTATCTGGATATCTGCTTTCTACACCAAAAGCTCCAAACATTGGCCATTGCCCTTACTGGCTAAATCGTCATCTGACAACAGCCGACTGGTTCTGAGATGAGTCAGTGTCGGCTAAAAAAGCTGCTACTGGAATATTTTGTGTCACTTCTTGCTAATAAGAGAGAGGAGCGATAACAGATGTGTTAGCCTGAGACGCTAGCAATGGCTGCCTTCATGTTGGTCTCAGAGAGAGTGGGTTAACATGTTGGTCAAGCCTTACCAGAGAGTGactcaaattattatttttctgttgatcgaCTCATCGATTAGtcactgcagcatttctttctgtgtattttacCTTGTTCAGCTGCAGTCTTAAAATGACTGTGACTTACATTAAGGGGCTTCAGACGTGACACCAACATGTTAAACTGACATCACATTTAGACAACAGATGGCCTAAAATTGAGTTCTCTCTCATATTCCAGAGCTTTCTGTTCTGCTGGTAACAAAGCAGACCACAGCGTTGaagccacaacaacaaaatgtggaattctaaaaataaaattagtTTCCAAGACACACAGACTTTAAGAAACAAGTGGACCAACCAGCTGACCGCCACCTCTTTGAGTGAAAGACGTCGATTATGTCTTCCTCATGGACATTACTGTTGTTAAGTGCCAGCTGCCTACATACCGTGAAAGCTAAGCTCTCCTTATGATTAGTCAAAACATGTGTTGCGTGAAGTGCTTTGCTCCACCTAAAATGCCAAAGTCTCTCTTCTCACTCAACTCTAATTAGGCAGCAAACAGTTTGGCTGTAAAGGTAAACACGGCTGCGCGTCTTACTTTGCGTTGCTGTCGTTGGGTTCATCTCCATCTGATGATGAGgaaggagacggagagggaCCAGACTGAGTGCTGGTGTGATGATTGGGTAATCGACTTCCCCCCTGAGTGGAATCATATGGAGCCGACCAATCAGAGAAGCCCATCTTGCTCGTCAGTGAATCGTTGCAGTCTTGGGATGGTGGCGGTGGGTTCTGGAACAGAGGGGTGGAGCCAGGTCCATATGGAGCATTTGGATAGGGTGGCTTTAACCCCGGAACCTGGGGAGGAGGGAACTgtgatggacagagaggagaggagaggagaggagaggagaggagaggagaggagaggagaggagaggagaggagaggaagaaacacagaaaatgggaaagggagaaaagaagcaTGGGAGCAGACAAGAAAAGAAGGAGcccaggaaagagagaggagagggaggcagaggcgACGTCTCAGGGATGGGAACTTGTACTGTCCTATTTTATTTCAGATCCAACTAGAACCATCTAATCAAAGCTGGTGGGGGGATTTGGGATGGAAAGGACTGCGCCCTCCTCCCTTAGCCAGTTTTTCCCCTAAATGAGCACATGCCACAACGGGATTTCAAAGAGCCAAAAACTTAATCCACTCCACTACATGTAGATTCATGCAGAGCACAGAACAAATTACAGCCACTTCAAAGAGGACGGAGGATTACCAAGATAAGGGATCTACCTGATTCTTTCCAGGCTGCATCGGTCCCATGTGGCCAGGTGGTCCCCCAAATGGATTGGGTCCAAACCCAGGTACTaagcagggagagacaggaaaaagaaattaccttttttttccataaatgCATATTTAGTAAGCCAAAAACGATTACATAATGATGCAGACTATTGGCTCTATTCTCTAAACTTGGTTCCTGAGCAGTTTACGACTCacagatgaaggaggagggcCCCATGTTGGGCGAGCGTGGTTTGGAGGCAGCTGAGAAATACTCCACCGCTTTCTTGAATCGCTCCACTTTGTCCTCCATACGAGACTGGAAGGGAGGAAACAAAGCGTTGTGTTTACTCAGTATCATGCTGGGATTATGACAGTGAAAAGTGCTGAGTAATTGCTGAGTAATTCCCTGAGTAATTCCTCAGCTCAAgcagtgatttattttgttgatgttggcTAAATGATGAAGAGTTAAAATGACTAAATCCATCCTCAAATTTCAGTCCAACATCcaaaaagatattcagtttactgtcacacatGACAAAAGCTCAAAATCTTCACATAAGAGAAGCTGGAACATCTgaatttttagcatttttgctcTGAAAACTACCAAATTAACAACAGATGAAACAATTATAAAACCCAATGTTATCTAATTCTCTGTAAATTAACCAAAAGACTAACAAAATAATTGCTTCATGTGTTTCAATGGCTGTTTTAGTCATTACAGCAGTTTTAGTTCAGCCACCAAATGAAGCACAGCTTAGCAAGAGGACAAATGAGACAAGACAGGGTCAACGGATGTCACAGAGCTGTGAAAAGACATACGGTATATAAATAGATTTGAAAGGGATAAGGAAGCAGATTTGATAAGATGCTACTGAACTCAACATGACCAAGATTAGAAATTTGCAGATGTGTCTTTTATGTGTAGTCAACActagaaacactgcagcagcttcctctggTGAACTGAAACTCCATATTTCTGGTAAGCGCATGGATTTCTATAAGGTGTGTTGTCAGGCTGTGGTTTCGCACTAACGTGTGAAGAAGTGGACCTGCTGACTCGGGTGTTGTGTCAGCAGAAATGACCTGTTTAACCATCAGCAACAGTTGGTCTTTAAGGTCAGAAATTAATGACGAGCATGTTCATTATCCAGcatcaaagcatttttttcacattttgaaatgttcatTTACACTACATTTAATTTTTTCTCCCCTCAAATTAAACTAAACAAAGCGGTTGACCAAAGCAGTGATAATGACTGAAAAAGGGCGGCGTCCATATGGCCTACCTGTGACTGTTTGAAGACATCTCTGGCAATGGTGTCGAGGTTTCCCAGGTCTTTGATGGAGGAGACGTACTCTGAGACGGCCTTGATCACCACCTCACAGGGCGGCAGCACCAACTGGTGGGCTCGCACCTGAGACAGCAACAGCACAAAGGTTTTAATCCACATGCACCTGGTTGGGTGACGAGTAATACCATGAAAGAGGCGCATGAACATATTCATCTGTattatttagcattttattgtaaaaaaaTGTATAACTACTTATTATACAGCTATGTGACTAGATTCATTAATTTATGGATcaccagacaaaaaaaattcattaaGACTTCCAAAGGATAGTAGATTAAAGTGAAAACACTTATTTCCAATATGGTCGCAAGATGTTAAAAGAGAAAGTCAACTCAAAGATCAGATGAGATAGATGACAGATAAAAAGGCAGGACTGGATGTTTGCtagtttttaaaaagctttaGTGCCCAACAAATGGACCGAGCTCCTCAAATTACAAGATGATGGCCTGTTACAGAGTTTGGCTTTGTTCCATTTACAAAGATGATACCAATTAAAGAAGAAAGCATTTGCAGTATATTTTGACATAACCAAATAGTCAACAtttcctgcagatgtttcacaataaaagccttatATTGATGGGAAAGGTAAAGCATTATGACCCCAAATCACTgagaggcttttattgtgaaagagGAGCAGCTAGCAACAGCAAATTAACAagtaaatgagagaaaaatcaCAGAATCGGGAAGCTTTTCTCTAACAATTATAATATCTGATTCTGTTAACATCTGAGGTAAATCATGGCTCACATGTTATTAGTTGACTTATTGCAGTATTACATGAATATTACAGCTAGTGTTTTCTCAGAGTAAGCTGTGGTTTGCAGACTTTAGACTTAGAAACATACGGTACCTTGAGAGAAGCTAGTGGGTGTTCTGGTCCCAGCAGACTCCAGTGGAAGGCAGCCAGGTCCTCATCAGGCAGAATATGATTTCCTGCAAGAGAGAAGCTCTTTCAAATGTTTGCTGTGTCAATGAACAAGGACGTCAGACAAAGAGCGCTGCCAAAAATACAACTCACAGGTAGAGGCGTGTGTTTCAGCGACAGAGCGTCAAAGAGAAATGTGGGATGCAGGTttgattttgtgtatttgtgtgtgcaggctgaCGTATGCGGGAGTGCCGCTCCTTAcccagcagagcagcaaagCATGGCAGGTGCTGTGTCTTGAGCCCGAGCTGCCTGGCGGCCTCAGACAGCAGATACTGGTGTGTGGTCAGGTTCTTGCCGTTCCAGCTCAGTTTGAGCGCGTGTGAGGAGAAGTAGGCGGGTACGTTGCAGAGGGCAAACTCAGAATCCTGAGCAATCAGGCCAGCGAATCCAAAGTCTCTGTAGAGAGACAGCACTTCCTGGTGGTGGTCCTCCAGAGTCTGTACAACCTGTCGAAGCAGAGTGGACAAACTCAGACTGCTGtgtcctgaaaacacaaactctgAATGGAATTTCAAACATGGCACCTCCTTTTGAAAACGTTTACATTCTGCAGAGACCTTCCTGGATAGCCACTGTCAGATTTTAAGTCTTTTCTGTCATTCTTCCAGTAAAAGAAGCACAGCAGTTTAGAGCTATGACGACTACCTGACTAGCAGATTAGTTTAGctacagaaaatgaatctaaatcttaaattaaactgctactgctaaataagtcatttttatagtaaaaatgtccaactttatcaaaaaatgaatcaattaatcaagagaataatctgcagattaattatTACGACATAAAGATGGACTGGCATCCGTGAAACTGACCAGCTGCTGTGCTAGCAGTCACTGCCGCATACTATATACATGAAGACAGAGATCCCAAACAGCCAGTGGAAATGACACTTCACTTTATATACCAACAAATACCTAAGCTCCAAAGCCCACAATGATACTATTCTAAACAGTTTGCTTGCAAAAACACTAATGTAGAAAATTTGTGCTGCGCCACTCGGTTCCAAATCAATGGTGGAGATGTGGACAGCAGGATCTAGGGAAGCATAATTGCTTCAGAGAACACTCATGCAGAACGCAATTGGTGGGTGAGGCGCACGGTTACGCCACAGAGCGCAGGAGAGTTTCCCCGATTCTGCCAGAATTGCTACGTTAATCTTGTTAATCAACGTCAGTATTAATCAGTGTGAAAACTAAATAATTACTTTCAGTTACTTTATTCAAAATCTAGTTAAATGGCTGGTAGTCAAATCTCTGTCTTCAAATGAATGCAATGTGGGGTAGAGAAGGCAAAGCTGATTATGAGGAATCTCTTTCATGAAAGACTTGTTAAAACTGCTTCATGGTTCTTGTGTCACTCACTGACAATAACACTGATAACAGATTTCAACAATCAGAAtaacatacagcacatacagcaATAGCTGCACAGAGGGGGAAAGCAATGACTTAAATATAAGCGTAATtgaagcagaggagagatacttaaagctgcagaaatATGACTGTTTTTCAGGATACAGGTAGGGAAAAACAACTAAGTACACATGGGAACTGTGAGTAATGATGCTGTACATGAACAAGGAGCATCAGAACGTGTTATACTGTAATGTGGGTGGGATTTTTCTATTCTAACAAGTATCCTCTCATATACTGTGGCACTGTGCTTTTTAATACTAGCATGCAAGCAGATGGGAAGGCAGATCAAAGGCAAAAAAGAGACAGCCAGGCAAAAGTTGACAAGAGGAACCCTGAGAGGCAATCAAGCAGTTTAGCTGCATTCATGACAGGCCTTCAACATAGCGTTATGAGTCACATTTCCTTTTCAAACAAACCGTGTTCAGTTATTCTTTGCCCCAAAGTATATGCTTTGCAGAGTTAGATGACACAGTTTTTATTTCACCTTATAATATTCTAAATAGCAGGCTAATAATAGTAGAGGAAGGCAGATATAGTACATTCACATTACACTACAATATGCTATATCAGAGCAAATACTATTGTGCCAGTGTCAGAGATAAATATTCTCAATCACAACCCACTGAAATGCACGTTAAGTCATTACAAATGTACCACTGTCAGGTACTGGGGACCTATAAATAGTCTATCCACTCAGCAGTTGTTCAACAATGCATGACAGGTTCATGGAGTTCATGTTATGTAATATATAGGCTAGACTAGGTCATGTTGTACAATAAATGTTCGAGCCCCTCTTGAATAAGGATGCACGGACTGGTTTAGCCAGCAGCCGCTGCTTtatatctaaaaaaaatctgttgcacTGAATACGTTCCTGCTCCCAGAAGACCATCCCAAATACATCCAGGAGAGCAGCGCAGGCCCGCTGCAGGCACCGGCTACAGGCAGAAATCTATGCTGCTATAAACAGCCAGCTTGTCAGAtcaggtctgtgtctgtgtatgacAATAAACAGCAAAACTCTACATTGACTCACTTCAGTGCTCAGGGCCGGTACTTACACTTGCTCCAACTGGAAGGAGTTAAACAGCGCTGATGATGTAAGCTAATAAATGGGCGTGCAGAAAGGGCAAGTGCCAAATGCACGGCACGCCATATGACCACAATAAAACAACTTCACACATTTCTCACCCGCACTCGGAAGCGGAACATAGCAAGGCGCACGCAGTGGCTGAGGCAGGCCGGGGGCAGGAACCATGCCCGTGGAGGCGGGGTGGCCTTGCTGCCGACGTGGTTGACTATCAGCTGCGCCGTCTGTCGCTGGCCCTGAGCTCGCCGCGCCCACTCGGGCCAGCGCTCCTTCCCCAGTGTGCCGTTGAAAACCACGACCAGCTCCAGGCCACCCTGGTACAGGCACGCCTGTGACAGGGCAGCCAGGTAGCCCAGCATGGCGTTCCACTCGCCCCCGCATACCCAGTCCGTCTGGTAGCCGCCGTAGAGGCGCTGCAGGCCGGAGTCAGCGTCGATTAGGATCCTGGCAGGCGGGGGCGGGGGAGGCATGGGCCCGGGGTGATGTGGGTGGTGGTGTGGGTGATGGTGGTGAGGGGGCTGGCGGGCCGCGGTACGGGCAAGCTTCAGGAGGTCCACCGGGACTGCGGCCCCGGGACACCGCTTCTCTAGATACTCTTGAAAACCCTGCACTCCCATGACGGTGTTGTTGAGCCTGTGTGTCTGGCCGGGAGCGGGCTCTGAATACGTTCTGTACGCCGTGTTTGTAATGTGATGTGGGGCGAGACCGTAGCTAGCTGTGCACTTCAGGCAAGCTAACTGGTCTGCGATGTAGTGACTAACTGTAGTTTAATTAACCCAGCAAAACAACTTATCTGTCACACGGACCCGTGAAATGAGTCACCATGCACCGCTGTACGAGTGTGTCAGTCAACGTTACTTATTCCGAGATCCTGAAATGCCAATTTCTCAGTTTTGGTCGTGGGTGCTCAGTTTAGTGTCCATCCCTGTGGATTTTTGGTTAGATGCCAGCAAGGCCAGTGTAGCTACCTACAACCAGAAAAAGTTGAACATTTTTCCTGCTCCCATAATTTGGCTTTAACAAACCAGCTTCAAAATCTTAGTTGGCGGCAATTAACGAAAATGCAGCAAGGTGGTGGATGTTATTGAGAAATGCCTACAAAACAATTACCCTGCTGGTTTGTGCACATGAAACAGATGCAATACTGCGCATTAGTTAGCAACCCACAGGCTGGATGGCCAGTTCGCGGACATGATGTTAAACCGAGCAGCTTGCAAAATCGTTATTTCTATCTGACAGCtaaaatatttgacatttattcTGCGCTACCTCAGGCAGATTTCAGCACGTGTGTAGCAGTAGCCTGTTGGTTCGCAGGTGTAAGAATatcaattaaaacaaattaaCAAGCTGTGTGCCTGGCTGGCTGTCTAGCTGTACGAACATTTGCTAACTGTGTGGCTAACTGTTAGCTGCTGGCAGGGTCCCCGGCGTGATTTGACGCGTCAACTCCCGAAGACAAGTCCGGGGCGGACACGACGCGGAATGAGATGGATGTTTGACgaaataaaagaaaagtaactaaaagaaaagaaaaataaaagcccGATGGTGCCTCCCTCGCTTTCTTCCACACTCACGGCTTCATGTTGCAGAGGGGAACATTACTTCCAAGCGACATCAGCCATCTTGCGACTTCCTCGCGGCCCAGTGGAGTGGGAGGGAAGGCggagggagtggagggaggaggcgcGGCCGCGGGGAAGCCGGGAAATGTAGTCTAATAACCGCATCACGTCCAACTagaaaagctgcagtgagaAACAGGTAAAAACTCCAACTACCAGCTTAAGGATACCGACGCTTGAACGGGGATAAAAAGCTGGAGAGTAGAATTTCTCCAAGTGGCCCACAAGTGATTCAAGTACAAACGCCGTTATTTGACCGCTGCCCAACCCAGATGCTGTCATATCGGCATGTAAATGTTGGTAACAGCATCAGCTAACTGTTGTTGCGGTAGGCGGCGGTTGATGCTGCAGTCTCTGCCTTGTAGAAGTACTTAACAAATACTTCAGCGGGGATGTAGGGACGGTCAGCAATGAAAAGCAGCGACTTTAAAACCCAAACACGAATTTGCCGTCACTTGGTGAAAAATGACTGAGTGGTGTAACAGGTAGAATGGCGCTGTCCCGTTCGtgtttaatctgtgtgtgtatgtcgcCTCCCTGTGGTTCAGTTCAGTGTCCTCGGAGGAAAAAGTGCTTTGGGAAACACAGGGGACAAACTGGCTAACTAGGCCACCGGGCCCTCAAGACTGTCTCTTAGAGTTGCCATGGCGACGGGCTTGAAGGACTGCACCTTCACTGAGCTCCGCTTGTGTGTCTCCGCATCCTCTCGGACAAAAACGAATAAGAGTCTctttgtggatgtgtgtgtgtgtgtgtgtgtgtgtgtgtgtgtgtgtgtgtgtgtgtgtgtgtgagagagagagagagagagagagagagagagaaagaaagagagagagagagagagaaagagagagagagagagagagagagagagagcgattAGCGGTGAGCGCGCAGCACGCCCCCGCCCCCGTGTCGTCCATCCATCCGCGTGAAGAGTAACCATGACGGCCCGTTCTGTGCGGTCCCTGTCCGGAGCCCTGAAGTCCGTGCTCAGCAACCGGTTGGCCAGGGTAGGAGCAGTCTCTGAGTTCCCCAGCAGACAGTTAACTGTTGCACAGactttgttttgacatttgaagCGGTTTAACGTTATTAGTTATTTAGCCAGAACGGCGACGGGAGCGGCTAAGCGGATTAACTGCTGGTTAGTTGGCTAACGGAGCTAGCCTGGTTAGCGTCGCTGTCCTTTCAGCACCTCTCATGTTTGCTGTCAACTTGATGTCAACTGGAAATCCCTGCAGAGAAACATTACTACCAGGCCAGCTGAGCGACATTCCTCTATTTCTCCCAAGCGAGATAATGCTGTCCGTGTCCACTTCAGCTTCTCCCCGCAGTCATAAATTATTCAAACATTAATACAACAGTACGTCCTCCACCAGTGGTTGCCAGTTAACAACTTGTCCTCCTCACCGAGAAGGACTGAGGACAAACTTGAGACTGAAATTCCTCAGCAAAACTTTAAAActcataaaatgtatttttgctgtAGGTAGAAAGTTTAATGTGGCCTTTAACACAGCAAATACAGGATGGACTCATGTCCCTCAGGTCAAAAGTAGTTTACTTTAGTGGACCAGAAATTTGATTTAAGTATAGAAAAGTCAGTACACATTGACTTTTTGTGCTTAATACAAAGTATGTTTGATTTAAAtacaataaacataaacatatacCTTTAAAATGCATAAAGTTCTActtaaatgctttaaaatgaatatactaATTCTTAgaggtatttcaaagtactaaTAAAAGTGTAGTTTATTGTAAGTGTATCATAGATTGTTCTTAAGTGTACTTGTAAAAAGTTTACTAACGTACATTAGTAGTGATAAGGCGTACTTATATTCAAGTCTGTGGTAATACACTACTAGCATGCTTCATTgaagtgtactttaatttcacttcatttgaagcATATTTGCAGCACACTGAGGATATAATGCAGTTATACTGTGTAAGTTTGAAAAAAAGCTGTGCCAATTTAGcaactatttacacttcaagtatcctcaagtatttctcaagtggtactcaaggactacttgaatacacttaagtatacttgaaggtaaaaaatagcacaaagtggGCGCCTTAGAGGGCACTTCATCAATTTGGTTGATTAATTTGTTCAGAACAGAATTAGTCTGCCACAATTTGGATaatcaattaaatattttaatgaaataatgTCATGAAGAAGAATGCCTCAAATCCTCTGGATCCAGCAcctcaaatgtgagtatttaCTGATTTCCTTAGTTGTCTATGAAACTGAGTTTCTTGAGCTTTGGGCCGTGTGAATATGCCAGCTTGGGCTCTGTGATGGGCATTTTACacctttttctgtcattttctagACCAAATAATctattaattgagaaaataatccgCAAATTAATCAATTATGGGATTGTTAGTCGATGCCCTAAACTAACTTTGACAGCCAAAACGTTTTCTCTGTTCCTGAcagtaattaatcaaatcttgACACTGACTAAACTCACAGATTACCATCATGACATTCTGTAGATTTGATGCGTTGGCTTGTGCTTATCATGTTATAT includes these proteins:
- the fam120c gene encoding constitutive coactivator of PPAR-gamma-like protein 2 isoform X2 produces the protein MGVQGFQEYLEKRCPGAAVPVDLLKLARTAARQPPHHHHPHHHPHHPGPMPPPPPPARILIDADSGLQRLYGGYQTDWVCGGEWNAMLGYLAALSQACLYQGGLELVVVFNGTLGKERWPEWARRAQGQRQTAQLIVNHVGSKATPPPRAWFLPPACLSHCVRLAMFRFRVRVVQTLEDHHQEVLSLYRDFGFAGLIAQDSEFALCNVPAYFSSHALKLSWNGKNLTTHQYLLSEAARQLGLKTQHLPCFAALLGNHILPDEDLAAFHWSLLGPEHPLASLKVRAHQLVLPPCEVVIKAVSEYVSSIKDLGNLDTIARDVFKQSQSRMEDKVERFKKAVEYFSAASKPRSPNMGPSSFILPGFGPNPFGGPPGHMGPMQPGKNQNPPPPSQDCNDSLTSKMGFSDWSAPYDSTQGGSRLPNHHTSTQSGPSPSPSSSSDGDEPNDSNANHLTDKPSRWEDPAGRGGSASGDGSQGNGSGSNIPSLLSMATRSHMDITTPPLPQVSAEVLRVAEHRHRRGLMYPQIFHILTKGEMKMPVCIEDECNSELPPASLLFRAARQYAYGVLFSLAETHRRLERLALRKRAPLEVPPVIVKEWSSGKAKSALTPELVPALCFREWTCPNLRRLWLGRASEDRSRRTRAFLACLRSDCPALLNPAQVPQHLLLMCCVLRYMMQWPGGRILQRHELDAFLAQAVSSQLYEPDQLQELKVEKVDARGVQLASLFMAGVDTALFINDVCGQPLPWEHCCPWGFFDGKLFQSKLARAARDRAALLDMCEGQEELVSKVEKMRQAILEGINLSRPPPPPPPLPPPAFLPPAMVPPFYPMPPLYPPRPMGGMPPHHHPHHPHHPAQHRPRAFPGIQSIPPQGGKLEIAGMVVGQWAGNKPVRGRGGFNMQVVSVGAGRGRGKEIPAKVRGVKKAPANRTQTSSPPPSSTPPKPSEEAGSTPEVATQQLNGSSAASAIGQPLELAPLAQPIPCALASRDNQSEGVEAEAPCCLDDCPSDGALQKEE
- the fam120c gene encoding constitutive coactivator of PPAR-gamma-like protein 2 isoform X1, with the protein product MGVQGFQEYLEKRCPGAAVPVDLLKLARTAARQPPHHHHPHHHPHHPGPMPPPPPPARILIDADSGLQRLYGGYQTDWVCGGEWNAMLGYLAALSQACLYQGGLELVVVFNGTLGKERWPEWARRAQGQRQTAQLIVNHVGSKATPPPRAWFLPPACLSHCVRLAMFRFRVRVVQTLEDHHQEVLSLYRDFGFAGLIAQDSEFALCNVPAYFSSHALKLSWNGKNLTTHQYLLSEAARQLGLKTQHLPCFAALLGNHILPDEDLAAFHWSLLGPEHPLASLKVRAHQLVLPPCEVVIKAVSEYVSSIKDLGNLDTIARDVFKQSQSRMEDKVERFKKAVEYFSAASKPRSPNMGPSSFILPGFGPNPFGGPPGHMGPMQPGKNQFPPPQVPGLKPPYPNAPYGPGSTPLFQNPPPPSQDCNDSLTSKMGFSDWSAPYDSTQGGSRLPNHHTSTQSGPSPSPSSSSDGDEPNDSNANHLTDKPSRWEDPAGRGGSASGDGSQGNGSGSNIPSLLSMATRSHMDITTPPLPQVSAEVLRVAEHRHRRGLMYPQIFHILTKGEMKMPVCIEDECNSELPPASLLFRAARQYAYGVLFSLAETHRRLERLALRKRAPLEVPPVIVKEWSSGKAKSALTPELVPALCFREWTCPNLRRLWLGRASEDRSRRTRAFLACLRSDCPALLNPAQVPQHLLLMCCVLRYMMQWPGGRILQRHELDAFLAQAVSSQLYEPDQLQELKVEKVDARGVQLASLFMAGVDTALFINDVCGQPLPWEHCCPWGFFDGKLFQSKLARAARDRAALLDMCEGQEELVSKVEKMRQAILEGINLSRPPPPPPPLPPPAFLPPAMVPPFYPMPPLYPPRPMGGMPPHHHPHHPHHPAQHRPRAFPGIQSIPPQGGKLEIAGMVVGQWAGNKPVRGRGGFNMQVVSVGAGRGRGKEIPAKVRGVKKAPANRTQTSSPPPSSTPPKPSEEAGSTPEVATQQLNGSSAASAIGQPLELAPLAQPIPCALASRDNQSEGVEAEAPCCLDDCPSDGALQKEE